Proteins encoded together in one Amblyomma americanum isolate KBUSLIRL-KWMA chromosome 1, ASM5285725v1, whole genome shotgun sequence window:
- the LOC144109453 gene encoding uncharacterized protein LOC144109453 isoform X1, producing the protein MGRKDAAAMHGNEKKHFSSVKYQRMQRTSDGFIDIQFQKTLSRVPKKAIALAACLFIGGTVLIILASFIFAGFFDPKIHWSHPGVLSCVHRLAAVCCDRAACILFGASVQGSCGETRHQSPPAAVALAITAESYPSVFNWPSLRGPAETFTPPSEQRRSLRGRCRRDLCCMTCLKCMKTRRGLRSMYFLARGSI; encoded by the exons ATGGGCCGCAAGGATGCTGCTGCTATGCATGGGAATGAGAAGAAGCACTTCAGCAGTGTCAAgtaccaacgcatgcagcgcaccaGTGACGGCTTCATCGACATCCAG TTTCAGAAAACCCTGTCCCGGGTGCCCAAGAAGGCCATTGCGCTCGCAGCGTGCCTGTTCATCGGTGGCACTGTGTTGATTATCTTGGCATCATTCATTTTCGCTGGATTCTTTGATCCAAAA ATCCATTGGAGCCACCCGGGCGTGCTGTCCTGTGTGCATCGTCTCGCTGCCGTCTGCTGCGACAGAGCTGCCTGTATCCTGTTTGGCGCATCCGTCcagggcagctgtggcgagaccagacatcagtcacctccggctgctgttgCGCTGGCGATTACTGCAGAATCCTACCCTTCAGTTTTCAACTGGCCTTCTCTTCGCGGGCCTGcagagaccttcacgccgccttcagAACAACgcagaagtctgcgtggacgctgtcggcgtgacctctgCTGCATGACCTGCCTCAAGTGCATGAAGACAAGGAGAGGCCTCCGTAGCATGTATTTTctggcgcgtgggtctatttaa